A single genomic interval of Mycolicibacterium sp. MU0053 harbors:
- a CDS encoding cell division protein FtsK, protein MIPAAILLCAAVVAVKRGSTGAHKVWIVAVSIVLFLFVFGVHWSGSGVVTIGVCVAAGYFILRWRRESTPEPLPSPYLAEVQYAVEVLSDEKRRFELFDVVGLFVRRKDKHGRFVRYMPTLRGIDSTVFGASARFLAVDGQELADWRKASGRLATALMVPSVVMSEPKPGLFQLDLRVRDPLGSPVTLDSVKPLTDWVLQLGADEHGKSKSIPISNVSGVVVGGLPGSGKTAWLTQTLASFSGCDSAQMVVVDGKGGMDLSALKPRSYRFVDDDMDLDAVIGALHEVKELVRERSQNLHELLGTSNFWNHGPTPEVPVVLVLIDECQTFLDPRQLVGKENKAKGTEIHALVSFLVRKGRSAGVVTILTTQKPTADSLPTDIRDNSSVRVCFGVQSRYAAEAVLGDDWSADSAASPLGAPVGVGVASVDSAFVRFRAPYIREAAVADWVNRFAGLARDPSQLLHNRLAQPS, encoded by the coding sequence ATGATTCCGGCTGCGATTCTGTTGTGCGCAGCGGTAGTTGCGGTGAAGCGCGGATCTACTGGTGCCCACAAGGTGTGGATTGTCGCGGTATCAATCGTGTTGTTCTTGTTTGTCTTTGGGGTGCATTGGTCGGGCAGCGGTGTAGTCACTATCGGCGTTTGTGTCGCGGCCGGCTACTTCATCCTGCGATGGCGGCGTGAGAGCACGCCGGAGCCACTTCCCTCGCCGTACCTCGCAGAGGTGCAGTACGCGGTCGAGGTTCTCTCCGATGAAAAGAGGCGCTTCGAGCTGTTCGATGTCGTTGGACTTTTCGTACGCCGCAAGGACAAGCACGGCCGGTTCGTGCGGTACATGCCTACCTTGCGAGGTATTGACTCAACGGTATTCGGGGCGAGTGCTCGGTTTCTTGCCGTTGACGGTCAGGAACTGGCCGACTGGCGAAAGGCTTCCGGTCGTCTCGCGACTGCATTGATGGTCCCGAGTGTGGTTATGTCAGAACCTAAGCCGGGTCTATTCCAGCTCGACCTCAGGGTGCGGGATCCACTTGGCTCTCCCGTGACGCTCGACTCCGTAAAGCCACTGACGGATTGGGTATTGCAGCTTGGGGCTGATGAACATGGCAAGTCGAAGTCAATTCCGATCTCCAATGTCTCGGGTGTGGTGGTTGGCGGCTTGCCGGGTTCGGGCAAGACTGCCTGGCTCACACAGACTTTGGCTTCCTTCTCGGGGTGCGACTCGGCGCAAATGGTCGTGGTCGATGGCAAAGGCGGAATGGACCTTTCGGCACTGAAGCCTCGCAGCTACCGCTTCGTTGACGACGACATGGACCTCGACGCCGTGATCGGTGCGCTTCACGAGGTCAAGGAACTGGTCCGCGAGCGATCGCAGAATCTCCATGAGCTTCTCGGTACATCGAACTTTTGGAACCATGGTCCTACGCCGGAGGTGCCCGTCGTCCTGGTGCTCATCGACGAGTGTCAGACATTTCTGGACCCGCGGCAGCTTGTAGGCAAGGAGAACAAGGCCAAGGGCACGGAGATCCACGCGCTCGTCAGTTTCCTTGTCCGAAAGGGGCGTTCGGCCGGAGTGGTGACGATTCTGACGACTCAGAAACCAACTGCTGACTCCCTGCCGACCGATATCCGCGACAATTCCTCTGTCAGAGTCTGTTTCGGAGTTCAGTCACGGTATGCGGCAGAGGCGGTGCTTGGTGACGATTGGTCAGCGGACAGCGCTGCCAGTCCACTTGGCGCTCCTGTCGGGGTGGGCGTCGCCTCGGTCGACAGCGCGTTCGTCCGTTTCCGCGCGCCTTACATTCGAGAGGCAGCGGTTGCGGACTGGGTGAACCGCTTCGCTGGCTTGGCCCGAGACCCATCACAACTTCTTCACAACCGACTGGCGCAGCCGTCATGA
- a CDS encoding helix-turn-helix transcriptional regulator encodes MGRQAARRAGTQTEYLTIQQLAEKFQVSVGCIRSWRLRGEGPPAIKLGNSLRWDSTEVDRWVDAQRESRWEEG; translated from the coding sequence ATGGGAAGGCAGGCGGCTAGGCGAGCTGGAACGCAAACCGAGTATTTGACGATCCAGCAGTTGGCCGAGAAATTCCAGGTCAGTGTCGGGTGTATTCGCTCGTGGCGTCTGCGTGGTGAAGGGCCGCCCGCAATAAAGCTGGGGAATTCGCTTCGCTGGGACTCGACGGAGGTGGACCGCTGGGTGGATGCACAGCGGGAGTCGCGTTGGGAAGAAGGGTGA
- a CDS encoding tyrosine-type recombinase/integrase, translating into MIEGREGPGGSRVYRARVYYRGRYVASRTFPRKRDAQEWERKQVDALKTGVWADPKAGEKPVREWCEIWFAAQPPRQPATERKIRGVINRQISGAFGRRPLVSVRPSEVEVWAAGISRQQSPATARHALGVLRRVFDYALRDGAIHRNPAVGIKLPKVQGNDPRPLTHDQLWALVDHLPSQRDRLIVLVGGYCGLRWGELAALQWSDVDFVSHRLRVRRAYSEEAPRGEMAPVKDHQARTVPIPATVSNMLAGFGVDRRPGELVFPSASGTPLRNRNFRRDVFDAAVNSAQLDITPHNLRDTAASLAIQAGASVVAVARLLGHESAATTLNHYAGLFPSDLDDVAHRLDAAARLVQHGDNQADDMPMDQKRRWIPADEVAGILNSSPVDDGLHDDIYGPAEPVDSGEPSGETGYLLRSPENARRLLDAVARDKASQPAPSDTSEAPTTHRPEGSNEQ; encoded by the coding sequence ATGATCGAGGGACGTGAGGGCCCCGGCGGCTCGCGCGTCTACAGAGCCCGGGTCTACTACCGCGGTCGCTACGTCGCGTCGCGTACTTTTCCGCGCAAGCGGGATGCTCAGGAGTGGGAGCGTAAGCAGGTCGACGCGCTCAAGACCGGCGTGTGGGCGGACCCGAAGGCGGGGGAGAAGCCGGTACGAGAGTGGTGCGAGATCTGGTTCGCCGCTCAACCGCCCCGTCAACCCGCAACCGAGCGCAAGATTCGCGGTGTCATCAACAGACAGATTTCAGGTGCGTTCGGTCGTCGGCCCTTGGTTTCTGTCCGCCCGTCAGAGGTTGAGGTCTGGGCGGCCGGTATCTCTCGACAGCAGTCGCCGGCCACGGCGCGGCACGCGCTTGGGGTGTTGCGCCGGGTGTTCGACTACGCGCTGAGGGACGGCGCAATCCATCGCAATCCTGCAGTCGGTATCAAGCTGCCGAAGGTCCAAGGAAACGATCCACGCCCGCTGACGCATGATCAACTCTGGGCCCTGGTTGACCATCTGCCTTCACAGCGCGACCGCCTCATCGTCCTGGTTGGCGGGTATTGCGGCCTCAGGTGGGGTGAGCTGGCCGCGTTGCAGTGGTCCGATGTGGATTTCGTGTCCCATAGGCTCCGCGTCCGTCGTGCGTACTCCGAGGAGGCTCCGCGCGGTGAGATGGCTCCGGTGAAAGATCATCAGGCTCGGACGGTGCCGATCCCTGCGACGGTCTCCAACATGCTCGCTGGCTTCGGCGTTGATCGTCGCCCCGGTGAACTGGTGTTTCCATCAGCAAGCGGGACGCCCCTCCGAAACCGAAACTTCCGCCGGGACGTCTTTGACGCTGCCGTGAACTCCGCGCAGCTCGACATCACGCCACACAACCTCCGCGACACCGCGGCATCTCTCGCGATCCAGGCTGGGGCCTCGGTAGTCGCCGTTGCGCGTTTGCTAGGCCACGAATCCGCTGCTACGACCCTCAACCACTACGCCGGCCTCTTCCCGTCTGATCTCGACGACGTTGCGCACCGTCTTGACGCTGCGGCTCGTCTCGTGCAACACGGGGACAACCAGGCGGACGATATGCCTATGGATCAGAAACGCCGCTGGATTCCGGCGGATGAGGTCGCCGGAATTCTGAATAGCTCGCCGGTCGACGACGGGCTCCATGACGACATCTACGGTCCAGCGGAACCGGTGGACAGCGGTGAGCCGTCGGGTGAGACCGGCTACCTGCTGAGGTCACCCGAGAATGCGCGACGCCTGCTGGACGCCGTGGCGCGAGACAAAGCCAGTCAGCCGGCACCATCCGATACCAGCGAAGCACCGACCACACACCGACCAGAGGGGAGTAACGAGCAGTAG
- a CDS encoding NAD(P)H-dependent flavin oxidoreductase, whose product MLRTRFTEMFDLQYPVMSAPMAMHSGATIAAAVSSAGALGSFGGINPKGPDWLDAQVTAIRAQTDRPFAVGFITPFLEFGAPLFDAALAASPPAVVFSFSDPKPWIGRAAATGARTICQVQTLEDADLAVEAGTDVLVAQGTEAGGHTGTMALLPLLSAVAARHPDIPLLAAGGISGGRTFAGALIAGADGAVMGTAFLATPEVTEVHDAYKKLIVASDGTDTTHTRAYDIVSGLPWPRSIGERVRRNRFTDEWSGRTAELEQRREEVAEGNPFLIDEPNPETDPIAYGQGAASIDAIRPAAEVLERICGEAEQIVRSRAASILT is encoded by the coding sequence ATGTTGCGCACCCGATTCACCGAGATGTTCGACCTGCAGTACCCGGTCATGTCCGCGCCGATGGCGATGCACAGCGGGGCGACGATCGCCGCGGCGGTCTCGTCGGCGGGCGCCTTGGGTTCATTCGGGGGCATCAACCCGAAGGGACCGGATTGGCTCGACGCCCAGGTCACGGCGATCCGGGCACAGACCGACCGTCCCTTCGCGGTCGGCTTCATCACCCCATTCCTGGAGTTCGGCGCGCCACTGTTCGACGCCGCCCTGGCCGCGTCGCCCCCGGCCGTCGTCTTCTCCTTCAGCGACCCGAAACCCTGGATCGGGCGGGCGGCCGCCACCGGAGCCCGCACGATCTGCCAGGTCCAGACGCTCGAGGACGCGGATCTCGCGGTGGAGGCCGGCACCGACGTGCTCGTTGCGCAGGGCACCGAGGCCGGTGGACACACCGGGACGATGGCGTTGCTGCCGTTGCTGTCCGCAGTCGCCGCCCGACACCCCGACATCCCACTGCTCGCGGCCGGCGGCATCAGCGGCGGACGCACGTTCGCCGGTGCCCTCATCGCCGGAGCTGACGGAGCCGTGATGGGCACCGCCTTCCTGGCCACCCCCGAAGTGACCGAGGTCCATGACGCATACAAGAAACTCATCGTCGCGTCCGACGGCACCGACACGACCCACACCCGGGCCTACGACATCGTCAGCGGCCTGCCATGGCCGCGCTCTATCGGGGAACGTGTGCGTCGTAACCGGTTCACCGACGAGTGGTCGGGGCGGACGGCCGAGTTGGAGCAGCGTCGCGAGGAGGTGGCCGAGGGGAATCCATTTCTGATCGATGAACCCAACCCGGAGACCGACCCGATCGCGTACGGGCAGGGCGCCGCATCGATCGACGCGATACGTCCCGCCGCCGAAGTGCTGGAACGGATCTGCGGTGAGGCCGAACAGATCGTGCGCTCCAGGGCGGCGTCGATACTTACCTAG
- a CDS encoding SCO6745 family protein → MTVAPSRALALAIEPFAGQVYFSPECHRGYAALGFSPSPGKAGVAEMPDGPAYFCSRGSVLGQVPGAVIAAAFGVFNPAAVIPAVMYGWTLTDAQTICAARTDGAVQQLRRILGAAPDGLDRAVELLHRATGRLSLAGKPLFSGLVAQGLPGEPLADAWRLADQLREYRGDVHVNAWTTGGFDAVEIGLITELYWGIPSRSYVRTRAWSDEDLDAAEDRLRSRGLIRDGAFTDSGRAAREAVEVATDDGCAPLVAALGDDIDELLGIVGRWSAQIRSAGGYPARPQDLAVRR, encoded by the coding sequence ATGACCGTCGCACCGTCTCGAGCCCTCGCCCTGGCGATCGAACCCTTCGCCGGACAGGTGTACTTTTCCCCGGAGTGCCACCGCGGTTATGCGGCACTGGGGTTCTCCCCCAGCCCGGGCAAGGCGGGCGTAGCCGAGATGCCCGACGGCCCCGCCTATTTCTGCAGCCGCGGCTCCGTGCTGGGACAGGTGCCCGGCGCGGTGATCGCCGCGGCTTTCGGGGTGTTCAACCCTGCGGCGGTGATACCGGCGGTCATGTACGGCTGGACCCTGACCGACGCGCAGACGATCTGCGCGGCCCGCACCGACGGTGCGGTGCAGCAACTTCGGCGCATCCTCGGCGCCGCCCCGGACGGTCTCGACCGGGCGGTGGAACTGCTGCATCGGGCGACCGGGCGGCTGTCGCTGGCCGGCAAGCCGCTGTTTTCCGGACTGGTCGCCCAGGGCCTGCCCGGTGAACCATTGGCCGATGCGTGGCGGTTGGCCGACCAGCTGCGGGAGTATCGCGGCGATGTCCACGTCAACGCCTGGACCACCGGCGGTTTCGACGCGGTCGAGATCGGCCTGATCACCGAGCTCTACTGGGGCATACCGTCGCGCAGCTACGTGCGCACCAGAGCCTGGAGCGACGAGGACCTCGATGCGGCCGAAGATCGGCTGCGATCGCGGGGATTGATCCGCGACGGTGCCTTCACCGACAGCGGCCGGGCCGCCCGTGAGGCCGTCGAGGTGGCCACGGACGATGGCTGCGCCCCGCTCGTCGCCGCACTCGGTGACGACATCGACGAACTGCTTGGCATCGTGGGCCGGTGGTCTGCACAGATCCGGTCCGCGGGCGGCTATCCGGCCAGACCGCAAGACCTCGCGGTCCGGAGGTGA
- a CDS encoding SDR family oxidoreductase translates to MTALADQVVLVTGANRGMGREYVEQLLDRGVAKVYAAARNPDSIEVSDARVVPLQLDVSDAASVAAAAEHATDVSVLINNAGISRGGSVLAPDTAELREELETNLFGPLALASAFADRIAERSGAIVNVASVLAWLPVGGTYSVSKAALSSATDSMRIELAPRGVQVVGVYVGLVDTDMGAFSDSPKTPPADVVRQVLDGLEAGAEEVLADELTRQVRAQLSTPLHER, encoded by the coding sequence ATGACTGCCCTCGCTGATCAAGTCGTGCTCGTCACCGGCGCCAACCGCGGCATGGGCCGGGAGTACGTCGAGCAGCTGCTCGACCGGGGCGTGGCGAAGGTGTACGCAGCGGCCCGCAACCCGGACTCGATCGAGGTGTCCGACGCTCGCGTCGTCCCGCTGCAGCTCGACGTGAGTGATGCCGCATCGGTCGCCGCGGCCGCCGAACACGCCACCGACGTCAGCGTGCTGATCAACAATGCCGGGATTTCACGCGGTGGCTCCGTCCTGGCCCCGGACACCGCGGAGCTGCGCGAAGAACTGGAGACCAACCTGTTCGGCCCGTTGGCGCTGGCATCGGCGTTCGCCGACCGGATCGCGGAACGGTCGGGCGCCATCGTCAACGTGGCCTCGGTGTTGGCCTGGCTCCCGGTCGGCGGCACCTACAGCGTCTCCAAGGCGGCGTTGTCGAGCGCGACGGACTCCATGCGCATCGAGCTGGCGCCGCGCGGGGTGCAGGTGGTCGGGGTCTACGTCGGACTGGTCGACACCGACATGGGTGCTTTTTCGGACAGCCCGAAGACGCCGCCGGCCGATGTGGTGCGGCAGGTGCTGGACGGTCTGGAGGCCGGCGCCGAGGAGGTCCTGGCCGATGAGCTGACCCGGCAGGTGCGTGCCCAGCTGAGTACACCGCTGCACGAGCGCTGA
- a CDS encoding TIGR03621 family F420-dependent LLM class oxidoreductase has translation MTDDFRFAVGISSVRSRAKLQETACRFEDSGFDVLNIPDHLGAPAPFPVLTAVAQATSKIRVGSYVMNAAFYSPALLARDAAEVHTLSDGRLDLGLGAGYVREEFEAAEIPFPTAGQRVSHLEHVTQYLRRHHPEIPLLIAGNGDRVLTIAAQHADIVGLTGTDRVEFVRTRADGRPVVLDLAITAAPSDDSGMPDLTMPRRYAPQLSDEEILALPGVLSGTPRDAADRLRALREQFGVTSFSVQKKDSAYFAKVIAELR, from the coding sequence ATGACCGACGACTTTCGCTTCGCCGTGGGGATCAGCTCCGTGCGCTCCCGCGCAAAGCTGCAAGAAACCGCTTGCCGCTTCGAGGATTCCGGCTTCGACGTGCTCAACATCCCGGATCATCTCGGCGCGCCGGCCCCGTTCCCGGTTCTCACCGCGGTGGCGCAGGCGACGTCGAAGATCCGGGTCGGCAGCTACGTGATGAACGCGGCGTTCTACAGCCCCGCGCTGCTGGCCCGCGATGCCGCCGAGGTGCACACGCTCAGCGACGGACGACTCGACCTGGGACTCGGCGCGGGTTATGTGCGGGAGGAATTCGAAGCCGCCGAGATCCCCTTCCCGACGGCCGGGCAGCGGGTGTCTCACCTCGAGCACGTCACCCAGTACCTGCGCCGGCACCATCCCGAGATTCCGCTGCTGATCGCCGGCAACGGCGATCGGGTGCTGACCATCGCCGCGCAGCACGCCGACATCGTCGGGCTCACCGGAACCGACCGCGTCGAGTTCGTCCGCACCCGCGCCGACGGCCGCCCGGTGGTGCTGGACCTGGCGATCACGGCGGCCCCCTCGGACGACTCCGGAATGCCCGATCTCACGATGCCGCGTCGCTACGCGCCCCAGCTGTCCGACGAGGAAATCCTGGCCCTGCCCGGCGTGCTTTCCGGCACCCCACGCGACGCCGCCGACCGGCTGCGCGCGTTGCGCGAACAGTTTGGGGTGACGTCATTCTCGGTCCAGAAGAAGGACTCCGCCTACTTCGCGAAGGTGATCGCCGAATTGCGTTGA
- a CDS encoding anti-sigma factor: MSTPNPPEELLDLATPYALHALDQADRDNLELQLIDAENADAFFDEVRAVRETLAAVSAATALEPPSELRAKILTAAADDSVRPLRKPGRRWQTAALGAAAALVIGLGAVGIGVSMRPTPEPSTAQLIFAAPDVRTVSGQIPTGGTATFVFSHERDAGVLVMNNVAPPTEGTVYQMWLVDAERATSAGTMDAATVSPSTTAVVPDLGSSTALAFTVEPGTGSTQPTGAVFAELPLS; encoded by the coding sequence ATGAGCACGCCGAACCCACCCGAGGAGCTCCTGGACCTGGCCACGCCGTACGCGTTGCACGCGCTGGACCAGGCCGACCGGGACAACCTCGAACTCCAGCTGATCGACGCCGAGAACGCCGACGCCTTCTTCGATGAGGTGCGGGCGGTCCGCGAGACACTGGCCGCGGTCTCGGCCGCGACCGCGCTGGAACCACCGTCCGAGCTACGCGCGAAGATCCTGACCGCAGCCGCCGACGATTCCGTTCGTCCGCTCCGGAAACCGGGGCGCCGCTGGCAGACGGCCGCGCTGGGCGCCGCGGCGGCGCTGGTGATCGGACTGGGCGCCGTCGGGATCGGCGTGTCGATGCGGCCGACACCGGAACCGTCGACCGCGCAGCTGATCTTCGCGGCCCCGGACGTGCGGACCGTCTCGGGCCAGATCCCCACCGGTGGCACCGCGACGTTCGTCTTCTCCCACGAACGCGACGCCGGCGTGCTGGTGATGAACAACGTGGCCCCGCCGACCGAGGGCACGGTGTATCAGATGTGGCTGGTCGACGCGGAGCGCGCGACCTCGGCGGGCACGATGGACGCCGCCACGGTGTCGCCGTCGACCACCGCGGTGGTTCCCGATTTGGGCAGCTCCACCGCGCTGGCGTTCACGGTCGAGCCCGGAACGGGTTCGACGCAGCCGACCGGTGCGGTCTTTGCCGAGTTGCCTCTGAGCTAG
- the sigK gene encoding ECF RNA polymerase sigma factor SigK has protein sequence MTHSTTVRLTPVAHDLDVLLRGVARRDADAFAAFYDATRSRVFGLVTRVLRDPGYSEETTQEVYLQVWRSADNYDPASGSALAWLMTLAHRRAVDRVRSEEAASRRNSQYGAVSVEPAVDQVSESVLGSDERRQVTLCLDGLTDLQRQCVQLAYYDGLTYVQVSEQLSANLATVKSRMRDALRNLRNCLGRR, from the coding sequence ATGACGCACAGCACGACGGTTAGGCTCACACCCGTGGCCCACGACCTCGACGTCCTGTTGCGGGGAGTCGCGCGTCGGGACGCCGACGCCTTCGCAGCCTTCTACGATGCGACCCGATCCCGGGTATTCGGGCTGGTCACGCGGGTCCTGCGGGATCCCGGCTACAGCGAGGAGACCACGCAGGAGGTGTACCTGCAGGTGTGGCGCAGCGCCGACAACTACGACCCCGCCTCGGGTTCCGCGCTGGCCTGGCTGATGACCCTGGCCCACCGCCGCGCCGTCGACCGCGTGCGCAGCGAGGAGGCCGCCAGCCGGCGCAACTCGCAGTACGGCGCGGTCTCCGTCGAACCCGCCGTCGACCAGGTCAGCGAATCGGTCCTGGGCAGCGACGAACGACGTCAGGTCACCCTGTGCCTGGATGGGCTGACCGACCTGCAACGGCAGTGCGTGCAGCTGGCGTACTACGACGGCCTGACCTACGTGCAGGTGTCCGAGCAGCTGTCGGCCAATCTGGCGACGGTCAAGTCGCGGATGCGCGATGCCCTGCGTAACCTGCGGAATTGCCTGGGTAGGCGGTGA
- a CDS encoding DUF1295 domain-containing protein — protein sequence MVSLVSLGVIALLFGATFLIGRRIGRYNIVDVAWGLGFVAVAAVAAALGSGDLGRRVLLLTLVGVWGLRLAVHIHSKTVGKGEDPRYRDLLGGDHSATHVLRKVFVIQGASVWFVSLPLQLSATTGATPPALWPVLALGIALWATGVLFEGLGDHQLKQFKADPANKGRIMDRGLWAWTRHPNYFGDACVWWGLWLVTINGPWALVTVLSPLLMTYFLVYATGAKLAEKYLADRPGYREYRSRTAFFLPRPAKRR from the coding sequence GTGGTATCGCTGGTTTCGTTGGGTGTCATCGCCCTGCTGTTCGGCGCGACGTTCCTCATCGGTCGCCGCATCGGCCGGTACAACATCGTCGATGTTGCGTGGGGACTCGGATTCGTCGCCGTCGCCGCCGTCGCGGCCGCGCTGGGCAGCGGCGACCTGGGGCGTCGGGTGCTGCTGTTGACGCTGGTCGGCGTGTGGGGGCTGCGCCTGGCAGTCCACATCCACAGCAAGACCGTCGGCAAGGGCGAGGACCCCCGATATCGAGATCTGTTGGGCGGCGACCACTCCGCCACCCACGTCCTGCGCAAGGTCTTCGTCATCCAGGGCGCCTCGGTGTGGTTCGTCTCGCTGCCCCTGCAGTTGTCCGCCACCACCGGAGCGACCCCGCCCGCACTGTGGCCGGTGCTGGCGCTGGGGATCGCGTTGTGGGCGACGGGCGTGCTGTTCGAGGGCCTCGGCGACCATCAGTTGAAGCAGTTCAAGGCCGACCCGGCGAACAAGGGCCGAATCATGGACCGCGGCCTGTGGGCTTGGACCCGGCACCCCAACTACTTCGGCGACGCCTGCGTGTGGTGGGGGCTGTGGCTGGTGACCATCAACGGCCCGTGGGCGTTGGTCACGGTGCTCTCGCCGCTGCTGATGACGTACTTCCTGGTGTACGCCACCGGCGCCAAACTCGCCGAGAAGTACCTGGCGGATCGTCCGGGCTACCGCGAATATCGCTCTCGGACAGCGTTTTTCCTACCCCGCCCGGCAAAGCGTAGATAA
- a CDS encoding class I SAM-dependent methyltransferase, protein MTITAPTAGRTRWPDVDAVPRGPIAALSAQAASALLQRTARSLPLRLQYPDGAVIGAADPSLPTLILRHPDRLARRIGRHGLIGFGESYMAGEWSSADLVGVLTTFARSVSTLVPQPLQRLRPIVLASQPDSHRNTRDQARSNISAHYDLSNELFAEFLDETMTYSSALFDTLPATPTSLADAQRRKVDRLLDTADVTAGRRVLEIGTGWGELALRAAARGAQVTSVTLSAEQQRLARQRVAAAGLSDRVDIQLRDYRDVVGSFDAVLSVEMVEAVGYRNWPDYFQTLDRLVTPGGRVAIQSITMPHDRMLASRDTYSWIQKYIFPGGLLPSTDVILDITGRHTALRTVSMLSLQRHYAETLRLWRQRFLARRTALTELGFDETFQRMWELYLAYSEAGFRSGYLDVYQWTFAHSGGKW, encoded by the coding sequence ATGACCATCACCGCCCCCACCGCCGGCCGCACCCGGTGGCCGGACGTCGATGCCGTTCCGCGAGGCCCGATCGCCGCGCTGTCCGCCCAGGCGGCTTCGGCCTTGTTGCAGCGGACCGCGCGCAGCCTGCCGCTGCGGTTGCAATACCCCGACGGCGCGGTGATCGGGGCCGCCGACCCCAGCCTGCCCACCCTGATCCTGCGCCACCCCGACCGGTTGGCCCGCCGCATCGGGCGGCACGGGCTGATCGGGTTCGGCGAGTCCTACATGGCCGGAGAATGGAGCTCCGCGGACCTCGTCGGCGTGCTCACCACCTTCGCCCGCTCCGTATCCACGTTGGTCCCCCAGCCGCTGCAGCGACTGCGGCCGATCGTGCTGGCCAGCCAACCCGATTCGCACCGCAACACCCGAGATCAGGCGCGCAGCAACATCTCCGCGCACTATGACCTGTCCAACGAGTTGTTCGCCGAGTTCCTCGACGAGACCATGACGTATTCCAGCGCGCTGTTCGACACGCTGCCGGCCACGCCCACGAGCTTGGCCGATGCGCAACGACGCAAAGTCGATCGACTCCTGGACACCGCCGATGTCACGGCCGGCCGCCGGGTGCTCGAGATCGGCACCGGGTGGGGCGAACTGGCCCTGCGTGCGGCCGCGCGTGGAGCCCAGGTGACCTCGGTGACGCTGTCCGCGGAGCAGCAGCGGCTGGCGCGGCAGCGGGTTGCCGCCGCCGGGTTGTCGGACCGCGTCGACATTCAGCTGCGCGATTACCGGGACGTCGTAGGCAGCTTCGACGCGGTGCTGTCGGTGGAGATGGTCGAGGCCGTCGGCTACCGCAACTGGCCGGACTACTTCCAGACGCTCGACCGGTTGGTGACGCCGGGCGGTCGGGTGGCCATCCAGTCGATCACCATGCCGCACGACCGAATGCTGGCCAGCCGCGACACCTACAGCTGGATTCAGAAGTACATCTTCCCGGGCGGCCTGCTGCCCTCCACCGACGTCATCCTGGACATCACCGGACGGCACACGGCGCTGCGCACCGTCAGCATGCTCTCCCTGCAGCGGCACTACGCCGAGACGCTGCGCTTGTGGCGGCAGCGCTTCCTGGCGCGCCGTACCGCGTTGACGGAACTGGGCTTCGACGAGACGTTCCAACGGATGTGGGAGCTCTACCTGGCCTACTCGGAAGCCGGCTTTCGCTCCGGGTACCTCGACGTCTATCAGTGGACATTCGCGCACAGTGGAGGCAAGTGGTGA
- a CDS encoding DUF1365 domain-containing protein, translated as MSTAAIYRTRTTHLRRAPVHHHFEHRGYCWYLDIDAPPRLPALLRPFARFRPADHLQPPGSGPDTLRRRVDTLLAGHGIDLRGGQVTALMQARVLGFVFNPLSIFWCHDRDGRLRAVIAEVHNTYGQRHAYLLPADQDRSTPIPKRMYVSPFNGTDGYYLVRAPQPEETLNVRITLHRDDHPAFVATLQGHRQCATPARIAWLQLSAPLAPLLVAWGIRVQGILLWLRRVPIQERP; from the coding sequence GTGAGCACGGCGGCGATCTACCGCACCCGCACCACCCATCTGCGACGCGCCCCGGTACACCACCATTTCGAACACCGGGGCTACTGCTGGTATCTCGACATCGATGCGCCACCGCGGCTGCCCGCGCTGCTGCGGCCGTTCGCCCGATTCCGCCCGGCCGACCACCTACAGCCGCCGGGTTCCGGCCCGGACACCCTGCGCCGCCGGGTCGACACCTTGCTGGCCGGTCACGGCATCGACCTGCGGGGCGGTCAGGTCACCGCGTTGATGCAGGCCCGCGTGCTGGGTTTCGTGTTCAACCCGCTGAGCATCTTCTGGTGCCACGACCGCGACGGGCGACTGCGCGCGGTGATCGCCGAGGTGCACAACACCTACGGCCAACGACACGCCTATCTGCTACCCGCCGATCAGGACAGGAGCACGCCGATACCCAAACGCATGTACGTCTCCCCGTTCAACGGCACCGACGGCTACTACCTGGTGCGCGCCCCGCAACCGGAGGAGACGCTCAACGTCCGGATCACGTTGCACCGAGACGACCACCCCGCATTCGTCGCGACGCTGCAGGGCCACCGCCAGTGCGCCACCCCCGCGCGGATCGCGTGGCTGCAACTGTCCGCTCCGCTGGCTCCGCTGTTGGTGGCCTGGGGAATTCGCGTACAGGGCATCCTGCTCTGGCTGCGCCGTGTGCCGATCCAGGAGCGCCCATGA